The following coding sequences are from one Lasioglossum baleicum chromosome 18, iyLasBale1, whole genome shotgun sequence window:
- the Pole4 gene encoding DNA polymerase epsilon subunit 4, which translates to MANFENDGNDDDLNEGNVSAGAENSHDSQEEVENNTRADEEQKEKLVKLPLGRIKTIIKMDPEVHMINQEAVFLIAKSTELFIDSLAKESYKYTAQMKKKTIQKRDIDSAINNVDALVFLEGMLN; encoded by the exons ATGGCGAATTTCGAAAACGATGGGAATGACGATGATTTGAACGAAGGTAATGTCAGTGCTGGAGCAGAAAATTCTCACGATTCTCAGGAAGAAGTTGAGAATAATACTCGCGCTGATGAAGAACAGAAAGAGAAGTTAGTAAAGTTGCCATTAGGCAGGATAAAAACCATAATAAAAATGGACCCTGAAGTACACATGATCAATCAGGAAGCTGTTTTTCTGATCGCGAAGTCCACG GAACTTTTTATCGATTCCCTTGCCAAAGAATCCTACAAATACACAGCACAGATGAAGAAAAAGACAATACAAAAACGAGATATAGATAGTGCAATCAACAATGTCGATGCACTTGTATTTTTAGAAGGGATGCTGAATTaa
- the Borcs7 gene encoding BLOC-1 related complex subunit 7: MASASSTSARSLFVESKMRLADRVQVNVNNIASLARQIQRGSKSSDILMHSAKTFAQQEHGLENAETNLKKLTSIVTHLQFQMESLGRSSVILEDVTEQVRAMQR, translated from the exons ATGGCGTCAGCTTCAAGTACCAGTGCTCGTAGTTTATTTGTCGAATCAAAAATGAGATTAGCCGATAGGGTTCAAGTTAATGTAAATAACATTGCTTCCCTTGCAAGGCAAATACAGAGAGGCTCAAAAAGCAGTGAT ATATTGATGCACAGTGCAAAAACCTTTGCACAACAAGAACATGGCCTAGAGAATGCAGAAACGAATCTAAAGAAACTTACCTCCATAGTTACGCATTTGCAATTTCAAATGGAATCTCTTGGCAGGAGTTCTGTAATCTTAGAAGATGTTACAGAACAAGTACGAGCCATGCAAAGATAA
- the LOC143217986 gene encoding putative ATP-dependent RNA helicase TDRD12 isoform X2, translating into MEIESINREDITLPSTAMAITVTNILTPHIIRIFERKDYEIQLNLINKKLIQLEKRGLFNVNTEHVEPKIGDAIIVREKLDRNIDFPAWLCRGLISHIINTTNDMYHVFLPDYGTAVKVHKSDFCVYSTDLIQEEYLTYTVGLYNVLPTALKLSSRKKISLLILEEWDVLAIQYTKELMAASSMVYFDHLVSDTQGRQYGEFYLNIGGSLIRLSDTLSHNNVATCLQKECKKHDECNKQEDRKNKFEAKKRLPDGLRKGREKVLIYGGVKYDPLYTISDLRFPAEIHKAFRSLVNSSSPKKIQSYILPAIKNGLDVIAIGAAQSGKTLAYGLAVCGLMVSKPKLSQGVNPVTLILCSSSSKVLEVHYMCTEFLQKSRTLRSVAAINGKPERSLAAEMFNGCQVLVSTPNFLARFIDQNKKLLNFENLQYLILDDGDIILNKYFNSISQLFKKHKIISNRELRSISTALQIIIAAKCWTPQLKKFASILMNCPYICIASFLEATIFKSVRLKMHIVNMKSKNNKIFDLLGDKSCRLRTVIICINSNEAKELQTFLKLNNIDTLLAHGDMNFACLQGIKQCWDACVNGLYPVLICTDEVLSDLDITNAVWLIHYSISLRFKTQFNFRFSTLFDSLQEKKSRCEVTIIVDENSDVQFLSLISLMQRMNVVIPQDMLEKIEHIRITLEKRKEKYPLCNNVKLWGFCHNNHSCVLRHRIISEMDSPTLNIRIKDKVKFRVVSIHNVTQISARIISYIKFDTLEEIKLSNVEYMKINIKVQDFYSSIHNRRRCESVNIGDICGLEEPVDNYKRVEVLNIETENKTDKPAYADVRCIDNGVILKHVNVYRLLDMPEEFRKYPAQVVEVILVGIAPHDNEYVWNRCATDAVFQWFKDNVDDRSYIIGTAILHLKNTMWVDTLEVGTKLIGYKDVIGASLKTELLRNDHAIENCEHLPYIYKLYEEAGLLEINEVDVNVFMNQQT; encoded by the exons atggaaattgagaGTATCAATAGAGAAG ATATCACTTTACCTTCCACAGCAATGGCAATTACAGTAACAAACATTCTAACACCGCATATAATACGAATTTTTGAAAGGAAAGATTATGAGATACAGTTAAACTTAATTAACAAAAAGTTAATACAGTTAGAAAAGAGAggattatttaatgtaaacacaGAGCATGTAGAACCAAAAATCGGAGAT GCAATTATAGTACGCGAGAAACTTGATAGGAATATTGATTTCCCTGCTTGGTTGTGCAGAGGACTTATTAGCCACATTATAAATACTACAAATGATATGTATCATGTTTTTTTACCTGATTATGGAACAGCTGTTAAAGTACACAAAAGTGATTTTTGCGTTTATTCAACTGACTTAATTCAAGAGGAGTATTTAACCTACACTGTTGGTTTATATAATGTTTTACCTACTGCTTTAAAATTGTCCTCACGAAAGAAGATTTCACTCTT GATTTTGGAGGAATGGGATGTATTAGCAATACAGTATACAAAAGAATTGATGGCTGCATCCAGTATGGTTTATTTTGATCATTTAGTATCAGATACACAAGGCAGGCAATATGGTGAATTTTATCTGAATATCGGAGGTTCTCTAATAAGATTAAGCGACACTTTAAGCCACAATAATGTTGCTACATGTTTGCAAAAgg AATGCAAAAAACACGATGAGTGCAATAAACAGGAAGACAG GAAAAATAAGTTTGAAGCAAAGAAACGGTTGCCTGATGGATTAAGAAAAGGAAGGGAGAAAGTATTAATTTACGGAGGAGTTAAATATGATCCTTTATACACGATTTCTGATCTGAGATTTCCTGCTGAAATACATAAG GCTTTTAGATCGTTGGTCAACTCATCTAGTCCGAAAAAGATTCAATCTTATATTTTACCTGCAATAAAAAATGGTTTGGATGTGATAGCAATTGGAGCAGCGCAATCTGGAAAAACTCTTGCATATGGGCTTGCTGTTTGTGGACTTATGGTTTCAAAACCAAAA CTTTCTCAAGGTGTGAATCCAGTCACATTGATATTATGTTCATCATCGTCCAAAGTATTAGAAGTCCATTACATGTGTACAGAGTTCTTACAAAAGTCTAGAACTTTAAGATCGGTAGCTGCAATTAATGGCAAGCCGGAAAGATCGCTAGCT GCTGAAATGTTTAATGGCTGCCAGGTTTTAGTATCTACGCCAAATTTTTTGGCTCGTTTCATCGAtcaaaacaaaaaattattgaattttgaaaatttgcaatATTTAATCTTGGATGACGGTGACATTATTCTAAACAAATACTTTAACTCT ATAAGCCAGTTGTTCAAAAAACACAAGATCATTTCCAACAGAGAACTAAGAAGCATCAGCACAGCATTGCAAATAATAATAGCAGCGAAATGTTGGACGCCACAGTTAAAGAAATTTGCAAGTATTTTAATGAATTGCCCGTATATATGCATAGCATCTTTCCTAGAAGCCACAATTTTCAAATCTGTGCGCCTGAAGATGCATATAGTGAATATGAAgagcaaaaataataaaattttcg ATCTATTGGGCGATAAATCTTGTAGACTGAGAACTGTGATAATTTGTATAAACAGCAATGAGGCCAAAGAACTGCaaacatttttgaaattaaacaaTATAGATACTCTTTTGGCTCACGGAGATATGAATTTTGCTTGTTTGCAAG GAATTAAGCAATGTTGGGATGCTTGTGTAAACGGTTTATATCCGGTTTTAATATGCACAGACGAAGTCTTGTCAGATCTTGACATTACAAATGCAGTTTGGTTAATACACTATTCTATCTCCTTACGTTTTAAGACTCAATTTAACTTTCGGTTTTCAACGCTTTTCGACAGTTTGCAAGAA AAAAAGTCGAGATGCGAAGTGACTATCATAGTTGATGAGAACAGTGACGTACAGTTTCTGAGTTTAATAAGCTTAATGCAACGCATGAACGTTGTGATTCCTCAGGACATGCTGGAAAAGATCGAG caTATTCGAATAACTTTAGAAAAACGGAAGGAGAAATATCCTTTGTGTAACAACGTAAAGTTGTGGGGATTTTGTCATAATAATCATTCTTGTGTATTGAGACATAGAATTATTTCAGAAATGGATTCGCCAACCCTGAATATTCGAAT AAAAGACAAAGTGAAGTTTAGAGTAGTCAGTATACACAATGTAACCCAGATTTCTGCTAGGATTATATCATACATTAAATTTGATACATTGGAGGAAATAAAACTTTCAAATGTGGAGTATATGAAAATTAACATAAAAGTTCAAGACTTTTATTCATCGATACACAAcag AAGGAGATGCGAGTCGGTAAACATAGGCGACATATGTGGTCTAGAAGAACCAGTTGACAATTATAAAAGAGTAGAAGTTTTAAACATTGAGACCGAAAACAAGACTGACAAGCCAGCATACGCGGATGTCAGATGCATTGACAATGGAGTTATTTTAAAACATGTGAAT GTATATAGATTGTTGGACATGCCAGAAGAATTTCGAAAATACCCGGCGCAAGTGGTCGAAGTAATTCTCGTCGGCATAGCTCCGCACGACAATGAATACGTTTGGAACCGATGCGCGACTGATGCTGTGTTCCAGTGGTTCAAGGACAACGTTGACGACAGATCGTACATTATAGGAACG GCAATTCTGCATTTGAAAAACACGATGTGGGTGGATACTTTGGAAGTCGGAACGAAATTGATCGGATACAAAGACGTAATCGGCGCCTCTTTGAAAACGGAATTGTTGAGAAACGATCACGCTATTGAGAATTGCGAGCATTTGCCGTACATATATAAGCTTTACGAAGAGGCCGGTTTGTTGGAAATTAATGAGGTTGATGTAAACGTTTTCATGAATCAACAAACGTAA
- the LOC143217986 gene encoding putative ATP-dependent RNA helicase TDRD12 isoform X1 produces MEIESINREDITLPSTAMAITVTNILTPHIIRIFERKDYEIQLNLINKKLIQLEKRGLFNVNTEHVEPKIGDAIIVREKLDRNIDFPAWLCRGLISHIINTTNDMYHVFLPDYGTAVKVHKSDFCVYSTDLIQEEYLTYTVGLYNVLPTALKLSSRKKISLLILEEWDVLAIQYTKELMAASSMVYFDHLVSDTQGRQYGEFYLNIGGSLIRLSDTLSHNNVATCLQKDMIKFIQNPSNHEKLEKDVVNNETILYINISKECKKHDECNKQEDRKNKFEAKKRLPDGLRKGREKVLIYGGVKYDPLYTISDLRFPAEIHKAFRSLVNSSSPKKIQSYILPAIKNGLDVIAIGAAQSGKTLAYGLAVCGLMVSKPKLSQGVNPVTLILCSSSSKVLEVHYMCTEFLQKSRTLRSVAAINGKPERSLAAEMFNGCQVLVSTPNFLARFIDQNKKLLNFENLQYLILDDGDIILNKYFNSISQLFKKHKIISNRELRSISTALQIIIAAKCWTPQLKKFASILMNCPYICIASFLEATIFKSVRLKMHIVNMKSKNNKIFDLLGDKSCRLRTVIICINSNEAKELQTFLKLNNIDTLLAHGDMNFACLQGIKQCWDACVNGLYPVLICTDEVLSDLDITNAVWLIHYSISLRFKTQFNFRFSTLFDSLQEKKSRCEVTIIVDENSDVQFLSLISLMQRMNVVIPQDMLEKIEHIRITLEKRKEKYPLCNNVKLWGFCHNNHSCVLRHRIISEMDSPTLNIRIKDKVKFRVVSIHNVTQISARIISYIKFDTLEEIKLSNVEYMKINIKVQDFYSSIHNRRRCESVNIGDICGLEEPVDNYKRVEVLNIETENKTDKPAYADVRCIDNGVILKHVNVYRLLDMPEEFRKYPAQVVEVILVGIAPHDNEYVWNRCATDAVFQWFKDNVDDRSYIIGTAILHLKNTMWVDTLEVGTKLIGYKDVIGASLKTELLRNDHAIENCEHLPYIYKLYEEAGLLEINEVDVNVFMNQQT; encoded by the exons atggaaattgagaGTATCAATAGAGAAG ATATCACTTTACCTTCCACAGCAATGGCAATTACAGTAACAAACATTCTAACACCGCATATAATACGAATTTTTGAAAGGAAAGATTATGAGATACAGTTAAACTTAATTAACAAAAAGTTAATACAGTTAGAAAAGAGAggattatttaatgtaaacacaGAGCATGTAGAACCAAAAATCGGAGAT GCAATTATAGTACGCGAGAAACTTGATAGGAATATTGATTTCCCTGCTTGGTTGTGCAGAGGACTTATTAGCCACATTATAAATACTACAAATGATATGTATCATGTTTTTTTACCTGATTATGGAACAGCTGTTAAAGTACACAAAAGTGATTTTTGCGTTTATTCAACTGACTTAATTCAAGAGGAGTATTTAACCTACACTGTTGGTTTATATAATGTTTTACCTACTGCTTTAAAATTGTCCTCACGAAAGAAGATTTCACTCTT GATTTTGGAGGAATGGGATGTATTAGCAATACAGTATACAAAAGAATTGATGGCTGCATCCAGTATGGTTTATTTTGATCATTTAGTATCAGATACACAAGGCAGGCAATATGGTGAATTTTATCTGAATATCGGAGGTTCTCTAATAAGATTAAGCGACACTTTAAGCCACAATAATGTTGCTACATGTTTGCAAAAgg aTATGATAAAATTCATACAAAATCCTTCAAATCAcgaaaaattagagaaagatgtAGTTAATAATGAAACTATATTGTATATAAACATTTCCAAAGAATGCAAAAAACACGATGAGTGCAATAAACAGGAAGACAG GAAAAATAAGTTTGAAGCAAAGAAACGGTTGCCTGATGGATTAAGAAAAGGAAGGGAGAAAGTATTAATTTACGGAGGAGTTAAATATGATCCTTTATACACGATTTCTGATCTGAGATTTCCTGCTGAAATACATAAG GCTTTTAGATCGTTGGTCAACTCATCTAGTCCGAAAAAGATTCAATCTTATATTTTACCTGCAATAAAAAATGGTTTGGATGTGATAGCAATTGGAGCAGCGCAATCTGGAAAAACTCTTGCATATGGGCTTGCTGTTTGTGGACTTATGGTTTCAAAACCAAAA CTTTCTCAAGGTGTGAATCCAGTCACATTGATATTATGTTCATCATCGTCCAAAGTATTAGAAGTCCATTACATGTGTACAGAGTTCTTACAAAAGTCTAGAACTTTAAGATCGGTAGCTGCAATTAATGGCAAGCCGGAAAGATCGCTAGCT GCTGAAATGTTTAATGGCTGCCAGGTTTTAGTATCTACGCCAAATTTTTTGGCTCGTTTCATCGAtcaaaacaaaaaattattgaattttgaaaatttgcaatATTTAATCTTGGATGACGGTGACATTATTCTAAACAAATACTTTAACTCT ATAAGCCAGTTGTTCAAAAAACACAAGATCATTTCCAACAGAGAACTAAGAAGCATCAGCACAGCATTGCAAATAATAATAGCAGCGAAATGTTGGACGCCACAGTTAAAGAAATTTGCAAGTATTTTAATGAATTGCCCGTATATATGCATAGCATCTTTCCTAGAAGCCACAATTTTCAAATCTGTGCGCCTGAAGATGCATATAGTGAATATGAAgagcaaaaataataaaattttcg ATCTATTGGGCGATAAATCTTGTAGACTGAGAACTGTGATAATTTGTATAAACAGCAATGAGGCCAAAGAACTGCaaacatttttgaaattaaacaaTATAGATACTCTTTTGGCTCACGGAGATATGAATTTTGCTTGTTTGCAAG GAATTAAGCAATGTTGGGATGCTTGTGTAAACGGTTTATATCCGGTTTTAATATGCACAGACGAAGTCTTGTCAGATCTTGACATTACAAATGCAGTTTGGTTAATACACTATTCTATCTCCTTACGTTTTAAGACTCAATTTAACTTTCGGTTTTCAACGCTTTTCGACAGTTTGCAAGAA AAAAAGTCGAGATGCGAAGTGACTATCATAGTTGATGAGAACAGTGACGTACAGTTTCTGAGTTTAATAAGCTTAATGCAACGCATGAACGTTGTGATTCCTCAGGACATGCTGGAAAAGATCGAG caTATTCGAATAACTTTAGAAAAACGGAAGGAGAAATATCCTTTGTGTAACAACGTAAAGTTGTGGGGATTTTGTCATAATAATCATTCTTGTGTATTGAGACATAGAATTATTTCAGAAATGGATTCGCCAACCCTGAATATTCGAAT AAAAGACAAAGTGAAGTTTAGAGTAGTCAGTATACACAATGTAACCCAGATTTCTGCTAGGATTATATCATACATTAAATTTGATACATTGGAGGAAATAAAACTTTCAAATGTGGAGTATATGAAAATTAACATAAAAGTTCAAGACTTTTATTCATCGATACACAAcag AAGGAGATGCGAGTCGGTAAACATAGGCGACATATGTGGTCTAGAAGAACCAGTTGACAATTATAAAAGAGTAGAAGTTTTAAACATTGAGACCGAAAACAAGACTGACAAGCCAGCATACGCGGATGTCAGATGCATTGACAATGGAGTTATTTTAAAACATGTGAAT GTATATAGATTGTTGGACATGCCAGAAGAATTTCGAAAATACCCGGCGCAAGTGGTCGAAGTAATTCTCGTCGGCATAGCTCCGCACGACAATGAATACGTTTGGAACCGATGCGCGACTGATGCTGTGTTCCAGTGGTTCAAGGACAACGTTGACGACAGATCGTACATTATAGGAACG GCAATTCTGCATTTGAAAAACACGATGTGGGTGGATACTTTGGAAGTCGGAACGAAATTGATCGGATACAAAGACGTAATCGGCGCCTCTTTGAAAACGGAATTGTTGAGAAACGATCACGCTATTGAGAATTGCGAGCATTTGCCGTACATATATAAGCTTTACGAAGAGGCCGGTTTGTTGGAAATTAATGAGGTTGATGTAAACGTTTTCATGAATCAACAAACGTAA
- the LOC143218014 gene encoding ubiquitin thioesterase otubain-like: MEEKSLKGQLTENTDVNQDELILQQQRRIEKEISESIALVGEKESIKSLEREYTEDGVYLSKAKVLGQKYSYIRRTRPDGNCFFRAFSYAYLEKLIGNKEEYEKFRELALKSKDCLVELGFPQFTVEDFHDTFMEVIDKVGGDAESSYIELHKLFNEQGYSDYVVVYLRLITSGQLQREADFYQHFIEGERTISEFCHQEVEPMYKESDHIHIIAMSTALGTGVRVRYMDRGAGTEVTAHDFPEGATPSVHLLYRPGHYDILYP, translated from the exons ATGGAAGAGAAATCTTTGAAAGGGCAGTTAACGGAAAATACAG ATGTCAACCAAGATGAGTTGATCCTTCAGCAACAAAGACGAATCGAGAAAGAg aTTTCCGAATCTATTGCTTTAGTTGGAGAAAAAGAGTCGATAAAAAGCTTGGAACGCGAGTACACCGAGGATGGAGTATATCTTTCGAAAGCTAAAGTCCTTGGACAAAAGTATTCTTATATTAGAAGAACTAGGCCAGATGGAAACTGTTTTTTTAGAGCCTTTAGTTATGCTTATCTCGAAAAGTTAATCGGAAATAAGGAGGAGTATGAGAAATTTCGGGAACTCGCATTAAAAAGTAAAGACTGTTTGGTAGAATTAGGTTTTCCTCAATTTACAGTCGAAGACTTTCATGACACA TTTATGGAAGTGATTGATAAAGTAGGAGGAGACGCAGAGTCGAGTTACATTGAGCTGCATAAACTTTTCAATGAACAAGGTTATTCTGATTACGTTGTTGTATATCTTAGATTAATTACGTCTGGTCAATTGCAACGTGAAGCTGACTTTTATCAGCATTTTATCGAGGGAGAACGCACTATTTCAGAATTCTGTCATCAA GAAGTCGAGCCAATGTATAAAGAATCTGATCATATTCATATTATAGCAATGAGCACTGCTCTAGGAACAGGTGTACGAGTTAGATACATGGATCGGGGTGCAGGTACTGAAGTGACAGCGCATGATTTCCCAGAAGGTGCCACTCCATCAGTTCATTTACTATATCGTCCTGGTCATTACGATATTCTATATCCCTGA